The Panicum hallii strain FIL2 chromosome 5, PHallii_v3.1, whole genome shotgun sequence genome contains the following window.
GGGGCCTACAAAACATTCAATTGTTACACACATATTATTACTCATAAAGCATACATGATTCTATATGACACCGAAAATATTCTACAAAAAATAAATATTCTTACCAGGAACCCAATGGGGATCTGACGAGGTGTAGGGTCGAACGTATAATTTTCACACATCCAATATCTCTGGTTATATGATTCCTGCTCATCAGACTTAGCTACCTTGCAAGGATTACCGCAGAAGCATATCGGCATAGGAACACTACTAGGCGCAGCAAACGGGTGAAGGCTATTCCCGTCATCACCTTTGGTTTACTAGATTTCCCACATATTAATAActaaaacctaaaccctaagcAATTACACTGAATAATACACATAATATAGACCAAATTAATAGCTAGAAATTAAGGAGGGGAGAGAGCATACCTTGCTCTTGAAGATCTACGGATCAAATCAAAGTTTTCAAGGTTAAATATGTCGATTAATGAGGTTGGACGGGTgggggagagaaagaaaaaCCGAGACAGGGTAAGAAACAAGGAAGGAAGGCTCGGACAGGGGAAGGTGGTCATGCTATATGGGATGCCAGCTTGGTGCTAGGATCTCCGGCGCCGAGCTCGGCGCCATGATCTCTGGCGCCGAGTTGGCTGCCACGTTGGCGCTAGGCAGGCATGGCACGTCGCATCTTGGCGGCATGAATTATAGCGTCGAGACGTGTGATCTTGGCGCCATTGTTCATGACGCCAACCCTCAGGGTCCGAACGTGGGAATAAGTCTACTAAGGGTCCAAACATAAATTTTTTCATGaaaagggtcaaaatgtaaaaaagACGGTGTCACATACTGGTACATTTGACTACATGAAATGGTGCTCTCTGGGTATTGTCTCCCCAAATGGCGCGGTAGCTTCTAGTATGATTTTCATAATCTTCGATCTGGACCTATATTGGATCCGCCATTATGATTTTTCACAACTAGAATGAATATTCAAAAGTATGCGACTTTAGACAATGGAAAGGCTCCATTTAATTTTTCATCCTTGGTACACAGAGCCTATGATAATTATTATAACAAAATTTCGTCATGAAACAGCATATAGGTAAGGAATACTTGATCTTCAAGACATGCCAAACGCAACTTTATTCTAATTCATGTCAAAAGAAAATCCTAAAGTATGACATTGCATCTTCATGTATTCACCTAAAGAGTATGACATCTGGTCTGAAATATATTGCAAGAAAATAACCTGTTTCTTAGGAAATTAGACACGCATGTACATGCAAGTTGAGTGAACAGCCTTCTTGCCCACCTTCCTAGAAGAAGGAATTCGTGGCATGACAAAAAACCTTTATTTTATCAGTAAGAACGAAACTAGCTCATTACAAGTCACTGTACTGTAGGCCGCGCAAGTTGGCCATTCATGACAGATTAAAAATCTAGGGAACATTCCAAGTAGGATACCTAACTAGAAGACATCGTATATATTCAAGATTTCATAGTATGACTGTCTGACCACACACATGCGTGAAGAGTTGAAGTCCATGCGTGTACAACGCCTTCCTCACAGCCACACCTATGAAGTATACAAATCAACGCGCCAACAATGAATTGTTCCACGATCGAGGATTATATTCACCTATATAAGCAGACAAAACCAAAGgacactagctagctagctaataTAACGATGGCATCTTCACCTCCGGCCATCCTGATCCAGATGCCTTCTTCGCAGACCAACGCGACAGCACCGCCGACACCTAAGGATGAACCCCCGACCATGCCGATGGCAGAGCGCTCCGGGACAACGACAGACAAGGTTATGGCGAGCGCATCCAACCTAGCGCAGCTCCTGCCGACGGGCACGGTGCTGGCGTTCCAGGCTTTGTCCCCGTCCTTCACGAACCACGGCAACTGCAGCTCCTCCAACCAGTGGCTCACGGCCGTGCTGGTCGGCGTCCTTGCCGttttctcccttttcttctccttcaCCGACAGCGTCGTCGGCTGCGACCGCAAGCTCTACTACGGCGTGGCGACGCCGCACGGGTTCAACGTGTTCAACTTCTCCGGGGAGGAGGAGAAGCGGGAGTGGGCGGAcgagctccagaagctccggCTCCGCCCGCTCGACTACGTGCACGCCTTCTTCACCGCCGTGGTGTTCCTCACCGTGGCGTTCAGCGACGTCGGGCTGCAGAGGTGCTTCTTCCCCAACGCTGATGCCAACACCAACGAGCTCCTGAAGAATCTGCCTCTGGGGACGGCGTTCCTTGCGAGCTTTGTGTTCTTGATCTTCCCAACGAAAAGGAAGGGCATCGGATACAGCGATACAACTCCCCGTCAGAAGGCATGATGCGGCCGGTCACTCAAAAGTCCAGATACACGGCTAATTTATTAAAGTACAGCTGACTCGAACACAATTAAAAATTTACACTATGTACATGATGATACGTGTATTCGTTAGTTTGTTGCTGGTAAAATTGTAGGTTTTTGTGCTTCGTTTTTGCAGGAAAATAGGTATTTCACTTGTATATATATAGGTACATGTTTGATAGGTAAATTCTTTTCGTACATGAATAGTGCATGTTTGTCAAATTCTTGTGCAAGAAATGGAGAATCTAAAGATAAAAGAATGGTCGACAAGTGATATCTGTGTATTAACCCTTGTGTTTTTGTCGATAAATTGAATATTAATAGCGTATATATATTTGGCTTCTTGAACGCGGCTTCAATTCATTTAGAAGCATCTTACATAACAAGGTTTTGCACCCCTTTTTTGCTAAACAAACTATTTGTTCCGAAGAGATAAAGTCTAGGGTGTGATGTCAAGATGTGGCATCGTCCTTACGCTACATGCAATTCGCTCCTGACGTCCACGGCCAACTGATAGGCAGTTTTGCTTCTTCGCGTGTTGGGGCACTCCTCACAGAGTTTGTGTGGGACGTTGCACATTTAAGCACACTGGGGACGTGATTTGTGTTGCCATGGGTGCCGAAACAGTTTGAGGATACGGAAATCGAGAGGATGACGCCGAAACAGCGATCAATAGAACCAACAATCTGAACATCCTACTAGAAAACAGTGACTTCAAATTGAATGCAGCCAAAATTGGAGAAATCTATCGCAGAAAAAAAAATACTTCGATGTTACCGTGCAGGTTCATCCAATGCCCAAGGTCGGCATCGGGTCCAGCCAACTATAAGGCAAGTAGTGCGCCAGCATCCATCGTAAGCGACGTACGAAATGGACTTTTCTCGGTCCGACAGGAACTAGTCCACAAGCACGGTGCGCCCATTTTCTCGGTCCTATCAGTCCAAATTTTAATTAAATTATGCTTCTCGAAGTAAATTAACAAACTGTTACATGATCATTTCTAACTTATTATATAGATAAGAGAGATTCGATTATATGATATTCTAACTTGCTAGATAGACACTCAATTATACAACATTGTGACTTATTATATGAGTGATACTTTACAAGCACTCAAATCGATTCATCTGTTCAGGAGGCTATATTCAAACTAAAATCATCCTTGGTTAACCAAATTAACAATAAATGACTACTATTTTGGGCACTCAATTACATAACATTAACATTCTAAATTATTACATGTATAAATATGTAGGAGATCAATTATTGCTGAAGTGATGATATTGAGTTTTTATTAAAATGGAACAAGTCTAATTTTAACCGTCGAATTATTGCTAAAGTTCGAGTTTAGTTCTTGAACTATACTAGGAATAAATAAGATCCAATTTTAATAGAGTGCCAATGGTtagattatatttttagaaaaattatggtgctaaatttatatttttctaatttgAAATGAATTAGTTATAAATTTTTAGAGATTAAATTAGATTTTTATTAATATATATCTGTTATAATTCAACTATTCAAATTTAGTATCTGATTGAACAATCCGGATTATCCAATCGGATATTCGATATCCGACGGATACCACCCTTCTCATCTTATATCCAAATCCGATATCCGCATTAACTATCCAAATTCGTATCCGATATCCGAAAAAATAACCGGATATTCAAAAATAATATCCGAATCACTATCCAACCCTCTCAGTCGGATGGTCGGAAAATATCGGTACCATTTACATCCCTACTGATGGGCACTAGCGATCACGCTCATCAGTGTTCACACCTACGCTTCCTGCATCTTGCGTTTCCACGTCATTGCTTGGAACTTTTGGAACCGCGGAAACTAGAGGTGGACCACGGAAACTAAAGGTGGACCACGTCGTGCCATTACAAATTCATAGTAGAGATTTGTTGCCATTGATGATGGTTGAAAAGTATTAGTTGTATATAAGTTACCATACAGTGGCCATAAATCAGCTAGAGAGTTTTTAGCAGCTTTTCAAGAAGCTCTAGCTATCAATTAGGTTTGCACAAGCACGGCATACAATTAACCACTTTAGATTTGTTCCCAGTTAAATTTTCTAATATTTACTTAAGAAATATTTATAAAAACAAATTTTCCTACCGGTCAACATCTAACTATGTTTTTTCTATGCGGAATAAGAGTAACACGACACGTATATAAATATGCAAATACACACCACTATGAATATATACGCGAACACACCCTACCGTAGGACATAGGAGCACTCGACAAGAACACTACTTATCATTGAAACACGTGGTGTTGCTCGTGACGTGGGGCACTGGACTGGCATGGGTCCGCCTTTGTTGCTCTGCCGCTGTGGCTTGCTGGCTCGAGGCACGTGTGATGGGGACACCTGCGATGTGTATAGGGACCCTTGGTGACAAGGGGCCCGAGGATGCCTGTGCTCGTCACCAATTCTGGTGACGTGTTGGCGACATTGTGGTGCGGAGATGGTACGGTGCGGACATAGGAGCATAGCTTGGGTGGCTGGTGTTGCGCTTGCCCTGCCGATTGGAGCTCGGTTTCTGGCAGCTGTGAGCTGCCTCGCCGGGTCTTCTTTTGGGCATAGCCATGATGGGTGTAGTTGGGTTGAGATCAGGGCGACAGCCTTTGACGACAACATTTGCTAGTGCCGCTTCCTCCTTGAAGCCATCCTCTTTGCACCTCCTCATCCTACTTGACCGGTTGTTGCCGGTGTAATCCCAAACCTAGGTTGGGCTGGCGTCATTATGAAAAAGGCTTCGTTAGGCAAATCCGACATATCTTGTctatatttcttttcttttgagtTTCTTAATTTTGCCAGTAGTCTTCAGTGGTTGTGTTGGGATTGCTATCCCGTTATGATCACTGTTCCAGCAGAGTTGTTGTCAATGGTGGGTTTTGCTAGGGAATAGTTATTCTTCCCAGCAAGTGGCCCGATCCGGTCATGGAGTTGTTCCAAGAGATGCTAGTGCTGGCGAGTTGTGTTGTCCCAACGTAGTCGTAATTGTTGGGTTTTGTTGGTTTCCCATCCATCCAAAAATCGTGAATTTATGTGGGTTTGTCAGTTTCTCCTGCTATCACTACTAGAATCCTAACTTTAGCCAAGCGTTTGTAGAACTCCCCAACGGCTCCTCGGGAAAAATATTATTTGCCGACGGTTTGATATTCCCCGACTGTATAATTTAATCCCTTCGGCTATTCAATAGAATGGCCGACCGTTCATGCAATGCCCCGATGGTTTAAATTAACACCATTGGCAAACGTTAGAACTGACCAATAGTATCCTAATTTGCCCTCGGCAATTCTCTGCAAACCTCCACGTCCAGCCCATTGCACACGTTCATAGCCCACGTCCAGAGGATTGAGGAAAAGATCATCTTAGCCGAGGGTAGACTGGTGGAGGTTACCTGTACATAAACCAATACCTAGCCGTCAAATCATCTCTCCATAATGCAAACAAATCTGGGAGCCGCCGCAGTACCGCCGTACtacactgcagctcctccttGATCCGCCCGGAGCAATCGTCGCTGCTGCAGGGGAAGACAGCGCCCGCAGCGAGCGTGCATATCGGGGGGCCCTCATAGTTCCCAGCGAGGCGGCATCCTCGACTGTAGCGGCGTACATGCTCCGGCTTCGCCTCGTGAGATCCCCGTCACATTCTTTTTACCTGTTTGTAGCGATATTGGCCATCTTCTTCAGAGAAGCGGCATGCACGGAAGGTACAAGGGCGCACCATCCTGAATTCAAAGGTGCCAGCGGCTTCAAAACACATTTTGTTCCAATCTGAGCTAATCATCTTTCTGTTTGTCTTATCAGAACACCTTCCTTTTGATAGAGTGACATTAGATTTGATTAATCTTCTACATTGCTGGAAAAGGTATTACCAAATTCTATGTTCTGTTTAATCTTCTTCTCTGTCCGTCTCTTGTTTCTCATTACTTCTCTCTGACACCAGCTTATCACTGTCAAATCTACTTTTAATTTTCTCCAGAATCCAGATTATTAGTCTGGTCCCAAATGATCGTATCATAAGGCTAAGCATTGAACAGTTCGTGAAAGGATCACCCAAAGGACGGATCTGCAGTATTTTTTTCTTATGTACATTCTGTATAGTATGTGCGAACAACCGAACATGTATGCACGTACCAACGATGTAAAGATTCATTCTTCAGACCATGAGCAACCGTGTACCTTTTATTTATCAAAGTTTCAGCGTTTATTAAATGCAACAGAGAAGCATATTACAGAGTTCCATGTGTTATATTAATATTTCTCTATCTGGAATTGTTGAATGGAATCAGAATTGCCGTGGCACTCATCTAGGTAAAATAACAGCAAAAATTATCccaaataaaaatcaaacaaaATAACTATACTAAAAACAATTATTTTGGTTTAGAAAATAAAACATGTGGCCAAGAGTATCAGAACTGTCGGGAAATGGGATTGATGTCCATATATACAGTTAGCATGGATATCTGGACGGTCGGGCTCTCACTGTTGATAACGCAGTGGCCGAGATCCCCTTGGCTATTGATGGAATGCCTGACTATGGATGGCCGAGGGGAGATGGCCGACAGTATACCCTTGGCCACTTGCTTTCCTTACCGCACAGATAGATGGCAAACGGTTTAAAACTCTTGGCTTTGTTGGGATTTCAGTAGTGTATAAAGCATGTAGCTATGCTCAGTGAGCGAGTTGTGAAGTTGTGTTCGAAGATTATAGTAGTTGTATGGTTTTTTGGGCTTAGTTTTCTTATAAACTGGGCCAATTTATTTTTCTAATAATATTATGGCAAAGCAAATTTTTGGCCAACTTTTGAAAAAAAAGCACTCGACAATCATATCATCTATCACCGAAAGAATTATATAGTTAATTTCTGGAATAAATGTGAAGGCACATGACGAGTGGAGTACTTGAAATCGAGTGGGCATATGTTTGGCTTCCCATTTACCTGTGTCTCGATAAcatgatttctttactacctaaggTGGAGTGGTACAGTTCATACTCCATACTCAATCTCTCTCGTCACACCCCACGGAATTATACTAAGACACACGCTAAACTTTATTAGTAAAACTGCATGTAAAAAATATGTAGGGAAACAGTTAGGCTACACTAACTATGACTATTATAAACTATTACGTACACCCAAGATACTTGCAAGTAGAAGATCATAGATCATTACCACTAGACGCACAGCGCAGTAGAAGATGCGTTGGAGTAGACTTGATCCAACGTAGTTGCGTGCCGGTGTGGAGGAAGTAGTCGATCTCATCCTATGAACTGATCTCCTCGTCCTCATCCCAGCAACAGCCTCGTGCCGCCATAGCCGATCAGCACAGCAGCAACAAAAGCAGCGCCTTCACGGAGTCCACACGTATAGGGATGGAACGCCCAGTGCCGGTGTGCTAGCACCGTGCGCACGGCTAGGGTTTCGAGCGTCGGGCGAAGGAGAGGTGCAGCCAGGGTTTGGGCATAGTGGAATCAATGCGCCCCTAGCCCCCACCTCTTATATTTATAAAGTACGCTAATGGGCTTCTAGGTTATAGACCCATTAACAACCCTAATCACGATGGATCAATCCGGTGGGCCTTAATCTGAATTGTTATGATTGCCTCTTGGGCACATCACCAACAATCTCCCACTTGCACAAGAGACAATCATATAGGTAAGCTTTCAATATTCCAACCCCTTAAGTATGTGACCCGTAAGGTTTATATGTGAGTAGCTGTAAGAACCATTTTTGCACTACTAATCAACAGAGACACCTAGCAGTGCGTACTGACTCCCACGCACACATAAAGATCATATCGGCAAAAACCTTTGGATATACACATTCACTAATTCATTTGCCTCAGTTTACCGGTCAAGCTCAAGGCGAGTTTCGTGCCACCCTTATGATAGCTCGACCACTTAACTCGATCTTATAGCAGATTACAATTTATGACTAACCCTTTAGTCACTTTGTGATTAACTCTCTAATCACTTTGGCATAGCCATGCACTTTCTTAATCCAATGGCATCGAGGGGCCCGGATATATCTCTCCCATTATCTAGGAGGGGCAAATTCCATCTTGATCCGCTCACATCCCATTCCATGTTTCATGATACACCCAAAGATTACTTTTATAGCCACCCAGTTACGGAGTGGTGTTTGGCAGCCCCAAAATGCACCACTACGCATAGTGAGAAACAATGGCGATCTCAGGTCTAAGGATTCAGCAGGTATATCACTCGAGACCAACTGATGGCACATTTAAGACAACTACCTCCGCAATGTCTCGAGGTGGGTCAATCCAACACCATGTTCCCTAACATGTGTCCACATTATTGATTTGATATCTCCATATCTATGATCTGTGAAATATGATCATCGTCAATACATATAGTTTATACTCATAGCGGTAAAAACCAGGGATCGTTTAGAACAACAATATAATAAAATAAGAGAGTTTCACAATCAAGTTATtgttgtcagtcaaaacccaccggcgagcaacgacaggcaacacgaggagccgggaggcttccgggactgctggtgggcctcggtccctcggtcaatggcccaagagtccggcacacgccctggcttgatggagtgctaggcgtgccacctgacctatacctgatcagaaaAGTGTAGAAGTCAtttgtcagctatcttcctgcatgcacagacatgttaaacattagtccgagccgtgatcggctcttacaatgactcccacgatcagctaaagaagccgacggagtcactgtactaggtcggacctgtcttcataccaggttggaccttcgggtacttatcagaatcggctagaagaagccgattgccatgtttaacagatcggatctactaaacatatgaacgtttgcacaaatccgatagaaagaatagaaacatgctctgtaattaccaagctaattcaatctgtgatagtaaaagctttcaccgtataaccggaacatcctacgcgtggttaagcctaacgaacatgaaagataacaatacgctaacccaaaaagaggcctaaaaaccaactaacaagtcgattcccggaacaatccctcgtcaggtcaTCATAAGGcatcaaacatgcagccggaacatttaacccgtttgaagggcctaattatacggatattaaaccaattctttgtaacacaaagaactaccataacagattagatctactaagcaataacggagcaaggcgctgcccctgcGCCCGAAGTCGAACAgaaggacagctaaacgattacaggCAGCAAGTAAAGCATGGATTTACTGTTCGGAAtcattgcagcatcataatcatttaagataactagtgctactcgccatcaaaaacgcttcagtacgagcaacacaaggataaacagataaacgcgacgctgctccgaccatgcaagacatgatcggagcagcatgtcgattacctggagaaagcccttggaaaggggtggcgatgcgccgagagtttgttgtggatgattgattgattCTTATTGATtatcacgatacatatttatagtccggagacttgatcttaactaaccctagctgattacgattcaatctctaacttactatatttaaactatccttagatacacggccatcttGGCCCTTGACACATCTGCACagaggccgattcgcagaccattacgatgatttccttcagcccatgttgctctcggcccatcccttggcccagccaaattatggtgataacagtcATGCACTTGTTAATCAATGTAAATAATTGCCATTCAAGGAACAAATAACACTTTAGTGAATAAAACACAAACTTAGACATGATTACAATAATCTCCCACTCACTTCGGAGTCAACCATGAAATATCTAATACCCATGTAACTCATATGCGTCTCATGCTTCTGTTGTCAGAGGGCCTTCGTCAACGGGTCAACAATGTTTAAATCCATGTGCACCTTGCAAATCTTCATATCACCTCTATCAATTATCTCATGGATAAAGTGATAGCACCGCAGGATGTATTTGGACTTTTGGTGTGATCTAGGCTCCTTAGCTTGTGCAATGGCACCGCTATGATCACAGTAGAGGTCCATTGGATTGGATGCACTAGGGACAACACCCAACACAGAAACAAACTTTCTGATCCAAACAACCTCTTTCGCAGCTTTCGAAGCTGCTATGTACTCGACCTCCATCGTGGAATCGGCTACAGTTTCTTGCTTGGAACTTTTCCAGCTTGCTGGCCCTCCATTGAGGCAGAACACAAATTTAGATTGCGATCTAAAGTCATCCTTGTCAGTTTGGAAGCTAGCATCGGTGTAACCATTTACAACGAGCTCCTCCTCACCTCCATAAACTAGGAACTTATCCTTAGTTCTTCTAAAGTACTTAAGGATATTTTTGGCTGTGACCCAGTGAGCCTCTCCTAGGTTTGAATGGTATCTACTTGCAACACTTAGAGCATAGGCTATATCAGGGCATGTACAAAGCATGGCATACATGATGGACCCAATAGCGGAAGCATATGGAATTGCACTCATCTTCTCTTGCTCATCAGGTGTTGAGGGACAGTGACTCTTGCAGAGACTAACACCATGTGATATTGGCAGAAAACCCTTCTTTGAATCATGTGTATTGAACCTTTTCAATACCTTTTCAATATATGTATCTTGGCTTAATCCAATTAGCCTTTTCGATCTATCTCTATAGATCTTAATGCCCAAAATATATGCATACTCACCTAAATCCTTCATTGAGAAACTTTTTCCTAGTGAAGATTTAGTGGCTTCAAAGATTGGAATGTCATTTTCGATCAACAAAATGCCATCCACATAAAGGACAAGAAATACAATTGCGCTCCCACTAGCCTTTTTATAAACACAAGGCTCTTCTTCATTCTTGATGAAACCAAACCCTTTGACCACTTCATCAAAATGAATATTCCAACTCCGAGATGCTTGCTTGAACCCATAAATGGACTTTTGAAGCTTGCATATTTTTCCAGCATTTCTAGGATCGACAAAACCTTCAGGCTGTATCATATACACATCCTCACTAAGGTTTCCATTCAAGGAAGCcattttgacatccatttgccatatctcaTAGTCATAAAATGCGGCAATAACTAGAAGAATCCGAATAGAATTTAGCATTGCAATGGGCGAAAATGTTTCATCATACTCAACACCTTGAATTTGTTTAAACCCTATTGCCACCAATCGCGCTTTATGGATATGAACATTTCCATCCATGTCTATCTTTTTCTTAAAAATCTACTTGCACTCCACCGATGTCAACCATCAATGG
Protein-coding sequences here:
- the LOC112894077 gene encoding protein DMP10-like is translated as MASSPPAILIQMPSSQTNATAPPTPKDEPPTMPMAERSGTTTDKVMASASNLAQLLPTGTVLAFQALSPSFTNHGNCSSSNQWLTAVLVGVLAVFSLFFSFTDSVVGCDRKLYYGVATPHGFNVFNFSGEEEKREWADELQKLRLRPLDYVHAFFTAVVFLTVAFSDVGLQRCFFPNADANTNELLKNLPLGTAFLASFVFLIFPTKRKGIGYSDTTPRQKA